A portion of the Paenibacillus sp. PvR098 genome contains these proteins:
- a CDS encoding MFS transporter: MLVIGIILVAANLRAPLTAVGPIIGEIRNATGISNTLAGTLTTLPLLAFALLSPFAARIARKIGIEVTLLAGMIALTVGILIRSIPGIGLLFLGTLLLGLAISVGNVLVPSLIKREFPERVGVMTGIYAVSMNLCGAVASGISIPITRGLGLGWGAALGCWALLSFIAILIWLPQLRNRRHGSNSHVKKTGGHLWRSRLAWNVTIYMGSQSLVFYMLVTWLPEILQQRGMSNETAGWMLSMLQFIILPITFIVPVLASRVSSQRGMVVAAGISLIIGCLGLLSGNLSLIVVWLVLMGVGVGTAFSLAMMFFVLRTRDSQQAAELSGMAQAVGYLMAATGPTLFGLIHDVTNGWTYSLIFLLAAALLLMFSGYGAASGYVTSKETP, translated from the coding sequence ATGCTTGTTATAGGAATTATTCTGGTGGCTGCCAATCTTCGCGCGCCACTCACTGCAGTCGGTCCGATTATTGGAGAAATTCGGAACGCAACGGGGATTTCGAATACATTAGCAGGAACTTTGACAACCTTGCCGCTCCTCGCTTTTGCGCTGCTTTCTCCGTTTGCAGCAAGAATCGCCCGTAAGATCGGAATTGAAGTTACTTTATTGGCTGGGATGATCGCACTGACCGTGGGGATATTGATTCGCTCAATTCCTGGGATTGGACTGCTCTTTCTGGGTACCTTACTGTTAGGATTGGCCATCTCGGTGGGCAATGTGCTTGTACCCAGTCTGATTAAACGGGAGTTTCCTGAAAGAGTCGGTGTGATGACAGGCATTTATGCGGTGTCTATGAACTTATGCGGGGCTGTTGCCTCAGGCATCAGCATTCCCATTACTCGCGGATTAGGGTTAGGCTGGGGCGCAGCACTAGGATGCTGGGCGCTTCTTTCTTTTATCGCGATACTCATTTGGCTGCCGCAGCTTCGAAATCGTCGACATGGTTCTAACTCTCATGTTAAAAAGACAGGCGGTCATCTGTGGAGGTCACGTTTGGCCTGGAATGTAACCATTTATATGGGATCGCAATCTTTAGTATTCTACATGCTGGTCACATGGCTTCCGGAAATTCTCCAACAGCGGGGAATGAGCAATGAAACTGCGGGGTGGATGCTTTCCATGCTTCAATTTATTATCCTGCCGATTACCTTCATCGTACCCGTGTTGGCAAGCCGAGTCTCGAGTCAGCGGGGAATGGTGGTGGCTGCCGGTATCTCTTTGATTATTGGATGCCTTGGATTGCTCAGCGGAAATTTATCGCTAATCGTGGTATGGTTGGTTCTGATGGGCGTTGGAGTAGGCACCGCGTTTAGCTTGGCCATGATGTTCTTCGTACTCCGAACCCGTGATTCGCAGCAAGCAGCAGAGTTATCGGGCATGGCACAGGCTGTAGGATACTTGATGGCTGCAACCGGACCAACACTATTTGGTCTGATTCATGATGTTACAAATGGCTGGACCTATTCATTGATTTTC
- a CDS encoding FadR/GntR family transcriptional regulator: MGLKRASRTTLVEQVVAQMELLIESGTWPVGLRIPAEPDLVRQLGVSRNTVREAVKSLVHAGLLIARPGDGTYVCSSSVLGAVLLRRLRRSSIDETLEVRFALEQEAARLAAVRRTAEDIERLRRSLDEFDAASENKDIEGYVQADLNLHKMIIAAAHNSVLTELYEHITEGVRVSIGSVLDHSVLMEPHIKIHRDLVQAIIDQDPEYAAEAVRAYIEASRHILQGDKREE, encoded by the coding sequence TTGGGGCTTAAACGAGCGTCACGAACGACGCTGGTTGAACAAGTCGTTGCTCAAATGGAGCTTCTTATAGAATCGGGTACATGGCCGGTTGGATTAAGAATTCCGGCAGAGCCGGACCTTGTCCGGCAGCTTGGTGTAAGCCGAAATACGGTGCGGGAGGCTGTGAAGTCACTGGTTCATGCAGGACTGCTCATCGCCCGTCCCGGCGACGGTACCTATGTCTGCTCCTCAAGCGTTCTCGGTGCTGTATTACTGCGCCGCTTACGGCGCTCTAGCATTGATGAAACATTAGAGGTTCGGTTTGCTCTTGAACAAGAAGCCGCCCGGTTGGCGGCTGTACGGCGTACCGCTGAGGACATTGAAAGGCTGCGCAGAAGTTTGGACGAGTTTGATGCCGCATCAGAGAACAAAGACATTGAGGGCTACGTGCAGGCTGACTTGAACCTGCACAAAATGATTATTGCTGCTGCTCACAATAGCGTACTTACCGAATTATACGAGCATATCACGGAAGGCGTGAGAGTATCGATCGGCAGCGTACTGGATCATTCCGTACTTATGGAGCCTCATATCAAGATACACCGCGATTTGGTACAGGCCATCATTGACCAGGATCCTGAATATGCAGCGGAAGCCGTTCGCGCATATATAGAAGCTTCCAGACATATTCTGCAAGGCGATAAAAGAGAGGAGTAA
- a CDS encoding aromatic acid exporter family protein — MRIGFRTIKTAIGVSLSILLAQAMQLEYYTAAGILTLLCIQKSRKQSAQAVISRLFACLAGLLFSSLLFELIGYQPYSFLVLLLLFIPFCVRFRIQEGIASSSVIVMHVYMQGTIEPAFFLNEILVMIIGLGIGLLINWYMPSIDKELNRYKEEVDQLISGILTEIACYLKEGYTLWDGKELLQLSDALQKAKRLAALDAENNLHRKENSYEHYFQFKQQQYDILERMLPSISRITVQMEQGIRIGDFVQNLSLHLNNRNQMAHFRETLRDIREYHKQLPLPESRHEFENRASLYAVANELERFINTI, encoded by the coding sequence ATGAGAATTGGCTTCCGTACCATCAAGACCGCGATAGGCGTAAGTCTCTCTATCTTGTTGGCCCAAGCCATGCAGCTGGAATATTACACGGCTGCGGGGATTTTAACCCTGCTGTGCATTCAAAAATCCCGCAAGCAGTCCGCTCAGGCCGTGATCAGCCGCCTATTCGCCTGTTTGGCGGGACTCCTGTTTTCAAGCCTTTTATTCGAATTAATCGGATACCAGCCCTATTCATTTCTAGTGCTTCTACTGTTATTTATCCCCTTCTGCGTCCGCTTTCGGATACAAGAAGGCATCGCCAGCAGCTCCGTCATTGTCATGCATGTCTATATGCAGGGAACAATTGAGCCTGCCTTTTTTTTAAATGAAATTCTTGTGATGATCATCGGGCTCGGTATAGGATTACTGATCAATTGGTATATGCCTAGTATCGATAAAGAGCTAAACCGGTACAAAGAAGAAGTGGATCAACTGATCTCTGGAATTTTGACTGAAATAGCCTGCTACTTGAAAGAGGGCTATACACTTTGGGACGGGAAGGAACTGCTTCAGCTGTCAGATGCTCTGCAGAAGGCCAAGCGATTGGCTGCTCTGGATGCGGAGAACAACCTGCATCGAAAGGAAAATTCCTATGAGCATTACTTTCAATTCAAGCAGCAGCAGTATGATATTCTCGAACGGATGCTTCCTTCCATTTCTAGAATCACCGTACAGATGGAACAGGGAATTCGAATTGGGGATTTCGTTCAAAATTTGAGTCTCCACTTGAATAACAGGAACCAAATGGCCCATTTTCGCGAAACGCTTCGTGATATTAGGGAGTACCATAAGCAGCTGCCTTTGCCGGAGTCGAGACATGAATTCGAGAATCGAGCCAGTCTCTACGCTGTAGCCAATGAACTAGAACGTTTCATTAACACGATCTAA
- a CDS encoding SIMPL domain-containing protein (The SIMPL domain is named for its presence in mouse protein SIMPL (signalling molecule that associates with mouse pelle-like kinase). Bacterial member BP26, from Brucella, was shown to assemble into a channel-like structure, while YggE from E. coli has been associated with resistance to oxidative stress.), whose protein sequence is MYSNQPWYPSPLMAASSVHDTCHIIEVSGEGTVTAPPDRAIIELGVITENPSLTIAQKDNAAAIANIVHSLIQLNIPEEHIQTVSYRIEIQYHYADGKQIFRGYQVNHMLQITLSQVDQTGLVVDTAVNHGANTVSSIRFSIARPEIYYNHSLTLALKNAESKAMTIARTLGASLVRHPIKVLEETPTREPRPYQASLYAESATATPIQPGELKITAAIKVHYAYQ, encoded by the coding sequence ATGTATTCTAATCAACCTTGGTATCCGTCTCCGTTGATGGCTGCATCCTCTGTTCACGATACCTGCCACATCATTGAAGTCTCGGGAGAAGGAACGGTAACCGCCCCTCCCGACAGAGCCATTATTGAATTAGGCGTCATCACTGAGAACCCAAGCCTCACGATTGCCCAAAAGGACAATGCAGCCGCCATAGCAAATATAGTTCATTCCCTGATACAGCTAAACATTCCAGAAGAACATATCCAAACGGTAAGTTACCGAATCGAAATCCAATATCATTATGCAGACGGGAAACAAATCTTTAGAGGCTATCAAGTGAATCACATGCTTCAAATCACTTTGAGTCAGGTTGATCAGACAGGGCTTGTTGTCGACACCGCTGTTAATCATGGCGCTAACACCGTATCCAGTATACGATTCAGCATAGCCCGCCCCGAGATCTACTATAACCATTCCCTTACGTTAGCCCTGAAAAATGCCGAAAGTAAAGCCATGACTATTGCACGAACACTAGGTGCAAGCCTTGTTAGACATCCGATAAAAGTCCTAGAAGAAACTCCCACGCGCGAACCCAGACCTTATCAGGCCTCGCTTTATGCTGAAAGCGCAACCGCCACGCCGATCCAACCGGGAGAATTGAAAATTACTGCCGCAATAAAGGTTCACTATGCATATCAGTAA
- a CDS encoding oligoribonuclease yields the protein MYLLYTHNDLDGLGCGIVARCAFGHQVEIRYNSVGGLNVQVERFLERSRKNKVLYITDLSVNEENEKGLDEFSKAGGKVKLIDHHKTALHYNKYPWGMVQVEYENGKLASATSLFYEYLVQNGLLKPTKGLDEFVELVRQYDTWEWERHGELRAKRLHDLFNILSIDEFEDKMVERLKQGERFMFDEFEEKILDIEEEKIDRYVRRKKREIIQTRIHDYYVGIVHAESYHSELGNELGKENPHLDYVAIMNLGGKRISFRTIHDHVDVSEIAALYGGGGHAKASGCSMTEEAYRLYVAKTFPLEPMRMDAFRNTFNLKKSVYGSLYENRKDQKVFIFPSGAGWEIDVDGNELNEHYSTFEEAERFVKRNYSAWLVRDEVYIAYLMEHRVERSAKQH from the coding sequence TTGTATCTTTTGTATACTCATAATGATCTGGACGGGTTGGGCTGCGGCATTGTCGCCCGTTGTGCTTTTGGACATCAAGTGGAAATCCGGTACAACTCCGTTGGAGGCTTAAATGTACAAGTGGAGCGATTTTTAGAGAGATCAAGAAAAAACAAGGTTTTGTATATTACCGATCTGTCCGTGAATGAAGAGAATGAAAAAGGGCTAGATGAATTTTCAAAAGCGGGCGGCAAAGTTAAGCTGATTGATCATCACAAGACGGCGCTTCATTATAATAAGTATCCTTGGGGAATGGTTCAGGTGGAGTATGAGAATGGGAAGTTGGCCAGCGCCACTTCGCTGTTTTATGAGTACCTTGTTCAGAACGGTTTGCTAAAGCCTACCAAGGGGTTAGATGAATTCGTCGAGCTGGTCCGACAGTATGACACGTGGGAATGGGAAAGACATGGGGAACTGCGGGCCAAGAGGCTTCACGATCTTTTTAATATCCTATCCATTGATGAATTTGAGGACAAAATGGTGGAGCGCCTCAAACAAGGCGAGCGCTTTATGTTTGATGAATTTGAAGAAAAAATACTGGATATTGAAGAAGAAAAAATTGATCGCTATGTTCGGAGAAAAAAACGGGAAATCATTCAAACCCGTATTCATGATTATTATGTAGGTATCGTTCATGCAGAATCGTACCATTCTGAACTGGGAAACGAGCTAGGCAAAGAAAACCCCCACTTGGATTACGTCGCGATCATGAACTTGGGCGGGAAAAGGATCAGCTTTCGAACCATTCACGATCATGTAGACGTTTCAGAAATCGCCGCTCTTTATGGCGGGGGAGGACATGCCAAAGCGTCTGGCTGCTCAATGACGGAGGAGGCCTATAGACTCTATGTTGCCAAGACCTTTCCGCTGGAACCGATGCGTATGGATGCCTTCCGCAATACTTTCAATTTGAAAAAATCGGTCTATGGATCGCTTTATGAGAACCGCAAAGACCAAAAGGTGTTCATTTTCCCTTCTGGAGCTGGATGGGAAATCGATGTCGACGGTAACGAGTTGAATGAACACTATTCGACGTTTGAAGAGGCGGAGCGTTTCGTGAAAAGAAATTATTCCGCCTGGTTAGTTCGAGATGAAGTGTATATCGCTTACCTTATGGAGCATAGGGTGGAAAGAAGTGCGAAGCAGCATTAA
- a CDS encoding spore coat protein, with protein MNTILEHMTGLNTLTDQVVATDFLLAAKTGIKMYSLALTETTTPEIKTVLRKHLEEAIATHEQITNYMVQRGYYHPYNVNEQIQLDINNIQTALNVPS; from the coding sequence ATGAATACGATTCTTGAGCATATGACCGGATTAAATACGTTAACAGATCAAGTGGTAGCAACCGATTTTCTTCTCGCGGCCAAAACAGGCATAAAAATGTACTCCCTTGCTCTAACGGAAACGACCACGCCGGAGATCAAAACGGTGTTGCGTAAGCATCTTGAGGAAGCTATAGCTACTCACGAACAAATCACCAATTATATGGTGCAAAGAGGGTATTACCATCCATACAATGTGAATGAACAAATACAGCTTGATATTAACAATATTCAAACCGCTCTAAACGTTCCATCCTAG
- a CDS encoding zinc-dependent alcohol dehydrogenase — MKAVTFQGIKEVEVKEVQDPKIEKADDMIVRLTSTAICGSDLHLIHGMVPNMPQDYIIGHEPMGIVEEVGPNVTKLKKGDRVIIPFNIACGECFFCTHELESQCDNSNAHGDMGAYFGYSETMGGYAGGQAEFLRVPYANFTSFKIPDDSEVEDEKLCLIADAMSTAYWSVDNAGVKDGDTVIVLGCGPVGLLAQKFAWLKGAKRVIAVDYVDYRLAHAKRTNKVETVNFEQEPNIGNHLKEITKGGADVVIDCVGMSGKMTPMEFLATGLKLQGGAMGAVVIASQAVRKGGTIQITGAYGARYNAFPLGDIFQRNINIRSGQAPVIHYMPHMYNLIAEGKVDPGDIVTHVIPLSEAKRGYEIFDTRTDGCIKVVLKP; from the coding sequence ATGAAAGCCGTTACGTTCCAAGGAATCAAAGAGGTAGAGGTTAAAGAAGTTCAGGATCCGAAAATTGAAAAAGCAGACGATATGATTGTTAGGCTGACATCAACTGCCATTTGCGGTTCGGATTTACATCTCATTCACGGCATGGTTCCCAATATGCCTCAAGATTATATTATCGGTCATGAACCTATGGGGATTGTGGAAGAGGTCGGGCCCAATGTAACCAAACTCAAAAAAGGGGACCGCGTGATCATCCCTTTTAATATCGCTTGCGGCGAATGTTTTTTTTGCACGCATGAATTAGAAAGTCAATGCGACAACTCAAACGCGCACGGGGATATGGGAGCTTATTTCGGTTATTCCGAGACGATGGGAGGGTATGCTGGAGGGCAAGCGGAATTCTTGAGGGTTCCCTATGCGAATTTTACCTCTTTCAAGATTCCCGATGATAGCGAAGTCGAAGACGAGAAGCTATGTCTAATCGCAGATGCCATGTCCACCGCTTATTGGAGTGTCGATAACGCCGGTGTAAAGGATGGGGATACCGTTATTGTCCTTGGTTGTGGTCCAGTCGGATTATTGGCGCAAAAATTCGCTTGGCTTAAAGGCGCCAAACGCGTCATCGCGGTCGATTATGTCGATTACCGTTTAGCCCATGCAAAGCGGACCAATAAGGTGGAAACCGTCAATTTTGAACAAGAGCCTAATATCGGGAATCATTTGAAAGAAATCACCAAGGGCGGGGCGGACGTTGTCATTGACTGTGTCGGCATGAGCGGAAAGATGACTCCAATGGAGTTTCTAGCCACGGGATTGAAGCTGCAAGGCGGTGCAATGGGAGCCGTCGTTATCGCCTCGCAAGCTGTACGAAAAGGCGGTACAATTCAAATCACAGGTGCGTACGGAGCAAGATACAACGCGTTTCCGCTGGGAGATATCTTTCAACGGAACATTAACATCCGATCCGGACAGGCTCCGGTTATCCACTATATGCCCCATATGTACAATTTGATTGCGGAAGGCAAGGTTGATCCAGGGGATATAGTCACGCATGTAATACCTCTTAGCGAAGCGAAGCGCGGCTATGAAATTTTCGACACCAGAACGGACGGATGCATTAAGGTCGTCCTTAAACCATAA
- a CDS encoding spore coat protein — MNQDYLDPINSVGMPDLADSSFALDFLLSAKNAVRNCAVALTETITPEARTMVHNQLNEALALHEEVSQLMLNKGWLHPYHLNEQYQLDMKSAKTTVQIAQMELFPKDTARLGLFATPDK, encoded by the coding sequence ATGAACCAGGATTATTTAGATCCGATTAACTCCGTGGGCATGCCAGATCTTGCCGATTCATCCTTTGCGCTGGATTTTCTTTTATCCGCTAAAAATGCGGTTCGTAATTGTGCTGTTGCGTTAACGGAGACGATAACCCCAGAAGCAAGAACGATGGTACACAATCAACTGAATGAAGCGCTTGCCCTGCATGAGGAAGTATCTCAGCTCATGTTAAATAAAGGATGGCTGCATCCTTATCATCTGAACGAGCAATACCAGCTGGATATGAAATCGGCTAAAACAACAGTACAAATCGCACAAATGGAGCTTTTTCCAAAAGATACCGCAAGACTAGGCTTGTTCGCTACGCCGGATAAATAA
- a CDS encoding spore coat protein encodes MTQQHLAPHESMEIHELLNFKTICLAKSKMMQGLVFDRDLKALMQKDVQQSIKDIQDLQSLYSKAPIH; translated from the coding sequence ATGACTCAACAGCATTTAGCCCCACATGAATCGATGGAGATCCATGAGCTGCTCAATTTCAAAACCATTTGCTTGGCCAAATCCAAAATGATGCAAGGTTTGGTTTTTGACAGAGACCTGAAGGCATTGATGCAAAAAGACGTACAGCAGTCGATCAAAGACATTCAAGATCTTCAAAGTCTATATAGCAAAGCTCCTATTCATTAA
- a CDS encoding isochorismatase family cysteine hydrolase codes for MKFSIDNPRKVALLVIDMENDFVKPGAPMYVPMAFDMLPNMKKLIDYSRENGVTVIYTAHVHGEDRGDMGLMEQFWPPIGNQTALVDGTSGVDIIDDIAPQKGDLLIKKHRYSAFYNTDLETQLRNRGIDTLIITGTVTNMCCESTARDAQFRDYKVIFVSDANGTMDHPDLGAGAMSAEDIQKAVLTSLSFCIAEIASTDDVIRKFEKPQAAVS; via the coding sequence ATGAAGTTTTCGATTGATAATCCGAGAAAAGTGGCGCTTCTCGTCATCGATATGGAAAATGATTTTGTGAAACCGGGAGCTCCTATGTATGTTCCCATGGCCTTTGATATGCTGCCAAATATGAAAAAACTAATAGACTATTCCAGGGAAAATGGCGTAACCGTTATCTATACGGCTCATGTTCATGGGGAAGATCGGGGAGATATGGGATTAATGGAGCAGTTCTGGCCACCGATTGGGAATCAAACCGCTTTGGTGGATGGAACGTCTGGGGTAGATATTATTGATGATATTGCACCGCAAAAAGGGGATTTGTTAATCAAAAAACATCGGTACAGCGCATTTTACAATACCGACCTTGAGACTCAACTTCGAAATCGAGGAATTGACACACTCATAATAACCGGAACCGTAACCAATATGTGTTGCGAGTCAACGGCAAGAGATGCTCAGTTCCGAGATTACAAAGTCATTTTTGTATCAGATGCCAATGGGACAATGGATCATCCTGATTTGGGCGCCGGTGCCATGAGTGCCGAAGATATCCAAAAAGCCGTTCTGACCAGCCTGTCCTTCTGCATAGCTGAAATCGCTTCAACGGATGACGTGATCCGAAAGTTTGAAAAGCCTCAAGCAGCCGTTTCCTAA
- a CDS encoding nitrile hydratase accessory protein has translation MEKSCEVQSAETWLAYMPEGVTPPRKNGELNFQEPWESRSFGMAIALYDQKHYTSWDDFRTRLVEEIGEWESAESKDAEAWNYYDHWMAALERLVVETGMIDQKDIDVRTEEFLSGERESF, from the coding sequence ATGGAAAAAAGCTGTGAAGTTCAATCGGCTGAGACGTGGCTCGCGTATATGCCTGAGGGAGTCACACCTCCCCGGAAAAACGGAGAACTGAATTTTCAGGAGCCTTGGGAAAGCCGCTCGTTTGGGATGGCCATTGCGTTGTACGACCAAAAGCATTATACCTCATGGGATGACTTCCGGACCCGTCTAGTCGAAGAAATCGGTGAGTGGGAAAGCGCTGAATCTAAGGATGCTGAGGCCTGGAATTATTATGACCATTGGATGGCGGCATTGGAGCGGCTCGTAGTTGAAACCGGTATGATAGACCAAAAAGATATTGATGTCCGCACGGAAGAATTTCTTTCAGGGGAACGAGAAAGCTTTTAG